Proteins encoded within one genomic window of candidate division WOR-3 bacterium:
- the pdxS gene encoding pyridoxal 5'-phosphate synthase lyase subunit PdxS, with translation MSTILTGTFRLKVGLAEMLKGGVIMDVTSAEQAKIAEQAGAVAVMALERVPADIRKEGGVARMADPEKIIEIMEAVSIPVMAKVRIGHFVEAQILEALGVDFIDESEVLTPADEEYHINKHVFKVPFVCGARDLGEALRRIAEGAAMIRTKGEAGTGNVVEAVRHMRKIQSEIKRLTTLGEEELVTEAKKLGAPYELVKYVHDHGKLPVPNFAAGGIATPADAALMMQLGAESVFVGSGIFKSENPEKRARAIVEAVTYYDDPEILARISRGLGEPMRGIDVTKLSQEELLQTRGW, from the coding sequence ATGTCAACTATTTTGACAGGAACATTCAGGTTAAAGGTTGGGCTTGCTGAAATGCTTAAAGGCGGGGTTATTATGGATGTAACTTCCGCAGAACAGGCGAAAATTGCTGAGCAGGCCGGTGCTGTTGCAGTTATGGCCCTTGAGAGAGTTCCCGCCGATATTAGAAAAGAAGGCGGTGTGGCCAGAATGGCTGACCCTGAGAAAATTATTGAAATTATGGAGGCTGTTTCTATTCCTGTTATGGCAAAGGTCAGAATTGGACATTTCGTTGAAGCACAGATTCTTGAAGCCCTTGGAGTTGACTTTATTGATGAAAGTGAAGTTTTGACACCTGCCGATGAAGAGTACCATATTAATAAACACGTCTTCAAGGTACCCTTTGTTTGTGGGGCAAGAGACCTTGGTGAGGCTTTAAGAAGGATTGCAGAGGGTGCAGCGATGATTAGAACGAAGGGTGAAGCAGGTACAGGAAATGTCGTAGAAGCTGTAAGGCACATGAGAAAAATACAGTCAGAAATTAAAAGGTTAACAACCCTTGGGGAAGAAGAACTGGTTACCGAGGCTAAAAAGCTTGGTGCCCCTTACGAACTGGTAAAGTATGTGCACGATCATGGTAAATTACCTGTTCCAAACTTTGCAGCGGGCGGTATTGCCACGCCAGCAGATGCTGCACTGATGATGCAATTGGGAGCGGAATCTGTATTTGTGGGTAGTGGCATTTTTAAATCTGAAAATCCGGAAAAGAGGGCAAGAGCCATCGTTGAAGCTGTTACTTATTACGACGACCCGGAGATCCTTGCAAGGATTTCAAGGGGACTTGGAGAGCCAATGCGAGGTATTGACGTTACAAAGTTGTCTCAGGAAGAGTTGTTACAAACAAGGGGGTGGTAG
- a CDS encoding DUF6569 family protein produces MKPIEIWPFKTLKVGSPFFIHNVKIYPVEGQLGHDGFTTLEEAIKENHIVLKDIYGVDQISIHNSGGSPVFAIDGEELLGARQNRIINVDAFIEPQREYVVPVTCIEQHRWSGSPIFSEGGFTITPSLRSTLAQTVKTSLEKKQGFKSNQSLIWSQIDSTLKATKISSMTSSFHDIYKSLNDVIEEFMEGFDTIENSIGFLAYVKDEFIGCDIFGSNSTYRKFEKKLLKSYVLDGYIRRYVKGPALPASPEEVMNLVGETTVKKHKSPTEGEVLIGGKEGLITKIFHLQGNLLHAAAFPVGTSS; encoded by the coding sequence ATGAAACCAATCGAAATATGGCCATTTAAAACTTTAAAAGTTGGTAGTCCATTTTTCATACATAACGTTAAAATTTACCCTGTAGAAGGACAACTGGGGCACGATGGCTTTACCACTCTCGAGGAAGCAATTAAAGAGAACCATATCGTTCTCAAGGATATTTACGGTGTTGACCAAATATCCATTCATAACAGTGGAGGAAGTCCTGTCTTTGCCATTGACGGTGAAGAACTTCTCGGAGCAAGGCAAAACCGGATCATAAATGTGGATGCATTTATCGAGCCTCAGAGGGAATATGTGGTTCCGGTTACCTGCATTGAACAACACCGGTGGTCTGGAAGTCCCATTTTCAGCGAAGGTGGATTTACAATAACCCCCTCCCTAAGAAGTACCTTAGCTCAAACCGTCAAAACCTCCCTCGAAAAAAAGCAGGGATTTAAGAGCAACCAGTCACTAATCTGGTCACAGATCGACAGCACCCTCAAAGCAACAAAGATAAGTAGTATGACCAGTTCCTTCCATGACATTTACAAATCCCTTAATGATGTGATTGAAGAATTTATGGAAGGATTTGACACCATCGAAAATTCCATCGGATTTTTAGCATACGTAAAGGATGAATTCATAGGATGCGACATCTTCGGTTCAAACTCGACCTACAGAAAATTCGAGAAAAAATTGTTAAAAAGTTACGTTCTCGATGGATACATCCGGAGATATGTTAAAGGTCCCGCTTTGCCCGCATCGCCTGAAGAGGTAATGAACCTCGTGGGCGAAACAACGGTAAAAAAACATAAATCGCCGACAGAAGGGGAAGTTTTAATAGGAGGCAAAGAAGGCCTAATTACAAAGATATTCCACCTCCAAGGTAATCTCTTACATGCAGCTGCTTTCCCCGTTGGAACAAGCTCTTGA
- the pdxT gene encoding pyridoxal 5'-phosphate synthase glutaminase subunit PdxT, translated as MKIGILAIQGDFELHARKILETGNEYLLVKKATQLDEIDGIILPGGESTTITKILGRYALDEILRERIENGLPVFATCAGLIMLAKRFEGSEREVTPLGVLDITVRRNAYGRQRESFEAPLKLTLDGNEVEITGVFIRAPKIVEVGKEVQVLGSFEGSPVIVRQGNILAMTFHPELEEGTEIYDYFLKLAKGRK; from the coding sequence GTGAAGATCGGAATCCTTGCAATTCAGGGTGATTTTGAACTCCATGCACGTAAAATATTAGAAACGGGTAATGAATATTTGTTAGTGAAAAAGGCTACACAGCTGGACGAGATTGACGGAATAATATTGCCAGGTGGAGAAAGTACGACTATCACCAAAATTCTTGGTAGATATGCCCTGGACGAAATCTTAAGAGAGAGGATTGAAAATGGCCTTCCAGTGTTTGCGACTTGTGCTGGTTTGATAATGCTTGCAAAGAGATTCGAAGGGAGTGAAAGGGAAGTTACTCCCCTTGGTGTCCTTGATATTACGGTGAGAAGAAATGCTTACGGGAGACAAAGGGAATCCTTTGAAGCTCCTTTGAAGTTAACCTTAGACGGTAATGAGGTTGAGATTACAGGTGTGTTTATAAGGGCTCCAAAGATTGTAGAAGTTGGGAAAGAGGTTCAAGTTCTCGGGAGTTTTGAGGGGTCGCCGGTCATTGTAAGGCAGGGAAACATCCTTGCTATGACCTTTCACCCTGAACTGGAAGAAGGCACGGAGATTTACGATTATTTCTTAAAATTAGCAAAAGGGAGAAAGTAG
- a CDS encoding 8-oxo-dGTP diphosphatase, which produces MKPIKATLLYIVKEGKILLVYKKRGHGKGKWNGVGGKIADDESPVEGVIREAKEEVGIDVTDVKLHGIIYFYNVYGKDWEVCVFRTSQFKGEISESEEVYPKWFNLSEIPYDEMWEDDREWLPHVIKGNYFIANYYFNEDKLIKSELNLVNEKELLKEFSNFSVDKG; this is translated from the coding sequence ATGAAGCCTATTAAAGCGACCTTACTTTATATCGTGAAAGAGGGTAAGATCTTACTGGTTTACAAGAAGAGGGGCCATGGCAAGGGAAAGTGGAATGGAGTTGGTGGCAAGATTGCCGATGATGAATCACCTGTAGAAGGAGTAATAAGGGAAGCAAAAGAAGAGGTTGGAATAGATGTCACGGATGTAAAACTCCATGGGATTATTTACTTTTACAACGTTTACGGGAAAGATTGGGAAGTCTGCGTCTTTAGGACATCCCAGTTCAAAGGTGAAATTTCTGAGAGCGAAGAAGTTTATCCTAAATGGTTCAATCTAAGTGAAATCCCCTACGATGAGATGTGGGAGGACGATAGGGAGTGGCTTCCCCATGTAATTAAGGGGAATTACTTTATCGCAAATTACTACTTCAACGAAGATAAGCTTATAAAATCGGAACTTAATTTGGTTAATGAGAAGGAACTTTTAAAAGAATTTTCAAATTTTTCCGTGGATAAAGGTTAG
- a CDS encoding nitrilase-related carbon-nitrogen hydrolase has protein sequence MLKDKEFDILVLPELAFSGYFYIKPEEILPYADEGFRSRPAQFLKELAMQKNALILCGFPEKAGVKLYNSQYAFLPSGEIVVYRKSHLFFKEKLVFAPGDTGPVIVEHKGAKIGMMVCFDWFFPEFSRVLALKGVHLFALSANLVLPGLGQKGMFIRSVENRVFSIVANRTGFERASDGESLQFTGMSQIVSPKGEILAQSGEGDEEVKIVEVDLKEAENKNVTALNNVFNDRRIDLYGEILNG, from the coding sequence TTGCTAAAGGATAAGGAATTTGATATCCTTGTACTTCCTGAACTGGCCTTTTCCGGTTATTTTTACATAAAACCGGAAGAAATTCTCCCCTATGCTGACGAGGGTTTTAGAAGCAGGCCTGCTCAGTTTTTGAAGGAACTTGCAATGCAAAAGAATGCATTAATCCTATGTGGTTTTCCTGAAAAGGCCGGCGTTAAGCTTTACAACAGTCAATATGCCTTTTTGCCCTCTGGAGAGATTGTGGTTTATAGAAAAAGCCACCTTTTTTTCAAAGAAAAACTCGTATTTGCTCCTGGGGACACGGGGCCGGTCATCGTGGAGCATAAGGGTGCTAAGATCGGCATGATGGTGTGCTTCGATTGGTTTTTCCCTGAGTTTTCAAGAGTACTTGCTTTAAAGGGGGTTCATTTATTTGCACTTTCAGCAAATTTAGTGCTCCCTGGCTTGGGTCAAAAGGGTATGTTTATAAGGTCTGTGGAGAATAGAGTTTTTTCCATTGTTGCAAATCGAACTGGATTTGAAAGGGCTTCTGATGGCGAATCTCTACAATTTACAGGGATGAGCCAAATAGTTAGCCCAAAGGGTGAAATCCTTGCTCAAAGTGGTGAAGGGGATGAGGAGGTAAAAATCGTTGAAGTTGATTTAAAAGAGGCGGAAAATAAGAATGTTACAGCCTTGAATAACGTATTTAATGATAGAAGAATCGATTTGTACGGCGAGATATTGAATGGGTAG
- a CDS encoding aminotransferase class IV: MAKRIYFIDGKFKRNPLSTIEDRGFFFADSIYEVIRARNGKPFFLEEHLTRLEKGLKEIKIDLKLDSGYLEEVIKKSLKKLKKKEAAIYLQITRGKEPRSHLPRRKTKPTIIIITSEFRPLAPRLFKEGVSLILYPDIRWARCDIKTTMLLPNVLAKIEAKERGFFDALFYKNGYITESTSSSFFGIIGGKLFTHPATHDILPSITREKVLQIAKNLEIPIEERPLALEEIRKLEGAFLAGTTYDILPVKRIEEVEIPLSS; this comes from the coding sequence ATGGCAAAAAGAATCTACTTTATCGATGGTAAGTTTAAAAGAAATCCCCTTTCAACGATTGAAGATAGGGGATTCTTTTTCGCCGATAGCATATACGAGGTAATCCGAGCAAGAAATGGAAAACCTTTCTTCTTAGAAGAGCATCTCACGAGGCTGGAGAAAGGGCTGAAGGAGATAAAGATTGACCTCAAGCTGGATAGCGGTTACCTTGAGGAGGTGATTAAAAAATCGCTAAAAAAACTTAAGAAAAAAGAAGCGGCAATATACTTGCAGATAACGAGAGGAAAGGAGCCAAGAAGCCACTTACCAAGAAGAAAAACAAAACCCACAATAATCATAATAACCAGCGAATTCAGGCCGCTTGCACCAAGGCTCTTTAAAGAAGGGGTGTCCCTAATACTCTACCCCGATATCCGATGGGCCCGATGTGATATAAAAACCACTATGCTTTTACCCAATGTACTTGCAAAAATTGAAGCAAAGGAAAGAGGATTTTTTGATGCCCTGTTTTACAAAAATGGCTATATTACCGAGAGCACCTCTTCTTCCTTCTTTGGAATTATTGGCGGGAAGCTCTTTACTCACCCTGCCACCCATGACATACTTCCTTCTATAACAAGGGAAAAGGTACTTCAAATCGCGAAGAACCTTGAAATACCGATAGAAGAAAGACCTTTAGCCCTTGAAGAGATCAGAAAACTTGAGGGGGCATTCCTCGCTGGCACAACCTACGATATTCTTCCTGTAAAAAGGATTGAGGAAGTTGAAATTCCGTTGAGCTCATAG
- a CDS encoding diguanylate cyclase gives MFLELVDNLRDELTQVYNRRYLDFIFSQELKKIRRYGGQFSVLYIDLDDFNLINNLYGHREGDRLLYEFAQFLAKSLRETDSVIRLSGDEFIVILTHTPASNAKAVCERIINELKKKDFKNSKLSCSIGVVEVPTNGTDWHTIFSRLEVALFKAKKSGKGTYYVLQEKDAVSPIIPAPVISGRKKELAWLIERINNSEVSLIAVSGAPGVGKSTLIKEALKNLRDTLVVIAKSSIDESSGPFSPFRTILKKIKEFDYFAFKEAFETLDETERVTLGLLYPELGYIPENVDRYKFYDAYVKLISILSDRQKIVAFIDDIHLADSTTLELLYYLLHADLKKIKFVIAFRKEDHENKGFEKFYSHVTRERLIEELQLKELSRAEAFDLIETILQRKCSENLKERLYEKCDGNPYFLEETIKEFFKHEIIYLDGENWNIKADFKDHVPESIQNILTERLKRFQSEKLLEIMACLGNEFNLKILELVTQTNLGEIFDTIDKLIRSGILVERNVDTFAFKEGLTREMILSQLNEPRKRFIHRSILSVLEKHAEVLKIPEEKLAYHAYYAGEKEKVKKYSLNAARKCKKFYAYEEAKKYYKWYLWNEDDLQKAKEAAIEYADLLLLTGDISEAIDELNSYLLRFGEDAAILDKLAEAYSKSGKFYEAVESIEKAIKIEPKNIYILRKAWLLLYAEKIREALNILEEFKKREKELTEQEKAYYFNTFALLLMEEEEYEEAEKYFKRALELREKLGNERGVANIHLNLGTLYANQGLHVKALEEYEKAKETYDAIGDKRGMLTAIHNYSDTLRYLRRHEEAIKGLENAIKIARQIRDDMSLILGLCNLASIYIEIGEFEKVEKLLTEAEQMSKSLQIEALDIYVKKILMSFYSKGNRDEGTALRVFEEIKELLPKIDSRATLIDAVLETAESLLLLGKIDLAKPLIEKFENILEESKTFDFRLKYYIIKAILSHKFHDKQAYAESLKKLGLLRKDLREDEKARYIEYLAILLGTIGKTEGMKKMISRLMENAQKEMFNLEIVRLTLLKENLERTF, from the coding sequence ATGTTTTTAGAACTTGTAGACAATCTGCGAGACGAACTTACGCAGGTTTACAACCGCCGCTATCTCGATTTTATCTTTTCCCAGGAATTGAAGAAAATAAGAAGGTATGGCGGTCAATTCTCCGTTCTCTATATTGATCTCGATGACTTCAACCTTATAAATAACCTTTACGGTCATCGGGAAGGAGACAGACTTTTATATGAATTTGCCCAGTTTCTCGCTAAATCTTTGCGGGAAACTGACTCAGTAATAAGGTTGAGCGGCGACGAGTTTATTGTTATTCTAACTCACACCCCTGCCTCTAACGCAAAAGCTGTGTGTGAAAGGATAATTAATGAACTCAAAAAGAAAGATTTTAAAAACAGCAAACTGTCTTGTTCCATAGGGGTCGTTGAAGTTCCAACCAACGGAACAGATTGGCACACTATTTTTTCAAGACTGGAAGTGGCACTATTTAAAGCCAAAAAGTCTGGGAAAGGGACATATTACGTCTTACAGGAAAAGGACGCTGTTAGTCCCATCATACCTGCTCCCGTTATTTCTGGAAGGAAAAAGGAATTGGCCTGGCTAATTGAAAGAATCAACAATTCAGAGGTTTCATTGATAGCAGTTTCAGGTGCCCCTGGAGTAGGGAAATCTACCCTAATCAAAGAAGCGCTAAAGAATCTAAGAGATACTCTTGTTGTTATTGCAAAATCATCGATAGATGAATCATCGGGACCTTTCTCACCCTTTAGAACGATTCTGAAAAAAATTAAAGAGTTTGACTACTTCGCTTTTAAGGAAGCCTTTGAAACCCTTGACGAAACCGAAAGGGTAACCCTCGGGTTACTCTATCCTGAGCTGGGATACATACCAGAGAATGTGGATAGATATAAATTTTACGACGCCTACGTGAAACTAATTTCGATACTTTCTGACCGCCAGAAAATTGTTGCCTTCATAGACGATATACACTTAGCAGATTCTACAACCCTTGAACTCTTGTATTATTTACTGCATGCAGATTTGAAGAAAATTAAATTTGTAATTGCATTCAGAAAGGAAGACCATGAAAACAAGGGTTTTGAGAAGTTCTATTCCCATGTAACGAGGGAAAGACTTATTGAAGAGTTGCAACTAAAAGAATTAAGCCGGGCTGAAGCCTTTGACTTAATCGAAACTATTCTCCAGAGGAAATGTTCTGAAAACTTAAAGGAAAGGTTATACGAGAAATGCGATGGAAATCCCTATTTCCTTGAGGAGACGATTAAAGAGTTCTTTAAGCATGAAATCATTTACCTTGACGGAGAAAACTGGAATATCAAGGCCGATTTTAAGGACCACGTTCCAGAGTCTATCCAGAACATTTTAACTGAGAGATTAAAACGTTTCCAAAGCGAAAAACTTCTGGAAATAATGGCTTGCCTTGGAAATGAATTCAATCTTAAAATCCTCGAGCTTGTTACACAAACGAACTTAGGTGAAATCTTTGACACGATCGACAAATTGATAAGAAGTGGAATCCTTGTAGAAAGAAACGTTGATACCTTCGCTTTCAAGGAAGGATTAACACGGGAAATGATACTATCCCAGTTAAATGAACCTCGAAAAAGATTCATACACAGGAGCATCTTATCAGTTTTAGAAAAACACGCGGAAGTTCTAAAGATACCAGAAGAGAAGCTTGCTTACCATGCATATTACGCTGGTGAAAAGGAAAAAGTGAAAAAATACTCACTAAATGCAGCGAGAAAATGTAAAAAGTTCTATGCTTACGAAGAGGCGAAAAAATATTACAAATGGTACTTATGGAATGAAGATGACCTTCAAAAGGCAAAGGAAGCCGCCATTGAATATGCAGATCTACTTTTGCTTACTGGAGACATATCGGAAGCAATTGACGAATTGAACTCATACTTATTGAGATTTGGAGAAGATGCAGCTATATTGGATAAATTAGCCGAAGCCTATTCAAAATCTGGAAAATTTTACGAGGCAGTTGAAAGTATTGAGAAGGCAATTAAAATTGAACCTAAAAATATTTACATTTTGAGGAAGGCCTGGCTCCTTCTATATGCAGAAAAGATAAGGGAAGCGTTGAATATTCTCGAAGAGTTTAAGAAAAGGGAGAAGGAACTCACAGAGCAGGAAAAGGCTTATTATTTTAACACCTTTGCCCTTCTCCTTATGGAGGAGGAAGAATACGAAGAAGCCGAAAAATATTTTAAAAGGGCTTTAGAACTGCGGGAAAAACTCGGAAATGAAAGAGGCGTAGCGAATATCCACTTAAATCTGGGAACTTTATATGCAAATCAGGGCCTTCATGTCAAAGCCTTAGAGGAATATGAAAAGGCTAAGGAAACTTACGACGCCATCGGCGACAAAAGAGGGATGCTAACGGCAATTCACAACTATAGCGATACCTTGAGATACTTAAGGAGACACGAAGAAGCTATAAAGGGTCTTGAAAATGCAATAAAAATAGCCAGGCAAATCAGAGATGATATGTCTTTGATATTGGGTTTATGCAATTTGGCTTCCATATATATCGAAATTGGTGAATTTGAAAAAGTAGAGAAACTCCTAACTGAAGCAGAACAGATGTCAAAAAGTCTACAAATCGAAGCGCTGGATATTTACGTCAAAAAAATACTCATGTCCTTTTACAGCAAGGGCAATAGAGATGAAGGAACAGCATTAAGAGTTTTTGAAGAGATTAAAGAACTACTACCTAAAATTGACTCGAGGGCCACCCTTATTGATGCTGTCCTCGAGACCGCAGAAAGCTTGCTATTACTTGGAAAGATAGACCTTGCGAAGCCACTAATCGAAAAGTTCGAGAACATCCTGGAAGAATCAAAAACCTTCGACTTCAGATTGAAATATTACATTATCAAAGCTATTCTGAGCCACAAATTCCATGACAAACAAGCCTACGCAGAATCGTTGAAGAAACTTGGATTACTGCGAAAGGATTTAAGAGAAGATGAAAAGGCTCGATATATTGAGTACTTAGCAATCCTTCTTGGAACCATAGGTAAAACAGAGGGGATGAAAAAAATGATATCCAGATTAATGGAAAATGCCCAAAAAGAAATGTTTAATCTTGAAATTGTGAGACTAACCCTACTAAAGGAAAATTTGGAAAGGACTTTTTAA
- a CDS encoding diguanylate cyclase, translating to MISETMKNFVDDLTGALARGAIYSLLEQEIKRIKRYGGKSSLLFIDLDNFKALNDLHGHLEGDKALVSFVQLLKNTLRESDTITRYGGDEFIVLLPNTPLESAESVAERIIKNLQKENSEISCSIGIVEIPTHGTETEILIEKADKAMYRAKQTGKGRFLVYIEETLYPKIPSKIFVGRQKEKAKLTHLLKENYSIILIKGEVGVGKTRFALESLNLLEDTKILSTQCYGSLSEIPYVPFQELIKKYREKNEIGFREIYSKLDPYQKQALNPIIPDLTQPQAADIGVFKFFETFMQLLEEIASNKQLIVYIDDIHWIDSSSANLINYIVRNMPNNIKILGTARTEELERSKVKEILTKLSDEKLLTELEVLPLDEASTFELVESILQASVNEDLKKLVYQKTGGNPLFVEETIKQLFDRGHIVYEDDEWKLKDISTNFLPETVEVLIKNKLKKFSGEKVLEVAAIIGQEFHIDLLASVTNLNRGYIYEVINKLLKENLIEPLGEDYFAFKEGLIRDAILSEISEAKKRYISKTILEVLENKLPSFSGKEELCAYHAWRAQEKEKVKFYSKHAADKLKKNFAYDEAIKFLQWYIEVEENDAEREKAFTEYVTLLSFKGELKRAIQLLRSYIENNKVTALSYRKLAELLIESGDPKGALEAIERALELEESADSLVLKAWILKRQFKIQESYNLLENLLNRKDLTIDEKTLADAYTVQALNLMDLNQVEKALELLDKAEELRNKLQNIRGLGSVCVNRALVLSRIGKYEETLKEYDRAEFYYRKAGYKPGLITVLNNKASIYLDLRKFNEALDNFKKAATESKKIFDRHLLALALNNISVTLRYMEYHEEALKAIQEAYEVASELGMKDALISIRRNMAYSYAVGFKNLDKAIPIISEVLEEIGGPSKTYASLLVYLQAIEIFLIARDYNKVKELFDALNKVIDNSVYDEIKIGAYSTEMAFKLYLGQREDFKGASQKALSILEKADPHLRPILWISFLEGIADTFSYLGRSDVSLKILDYLLKYCRKHSFTQDIDRLQRKIERIRKLFPVDSSQK from the coding sequence ATGATATCTGAAACCATGAAAAATTTCGTTGACGATTTAACGGGCGCACTCGCAAGGGGTGCAATATATTCGCTCTTAGAGCAGGAGATAAAACGAATTAAAAGATACGGAGGGAAAAGTTCTCTATTATTCATCGACCTTGATAATTTTAAGGCTTTAAATGACCTCCACGGACATCTTGAAGGCGACAAAGCATTAGTCTCCTTTGTTCAGCTCTTAAAAAATACATTGCGCGAATCCGATACCATCACAAGGTACGGTGGTGATGAATTTATTGTTCTACTTCCTAACACACCTTTGGAAAGTGCAGAAAGCGTTGCCGAAAGGATTATCAAAAATCTTCAAAAGGAAAATTCGGAGATTTCTTGCTCCATTGGTATCGTCGAAATCCCAACCCACGGAACCGAAACGGAAATTTTAATTGAAAAAGCTGACAAAGCTATGTATAGGGCTAAGCAGACAGGCAAAGGAAGATTTCTCGTCTACATCGAAGAAACTTTGTATCCAAAGATTCCATCTAAAATTTTTGTCGGGCGGCAAAAGGAAAAAGCAAAACTGACTCACCTGCTTAAAGAAAACTATTCTATAATTTTAATTAAAGGAGAGGTGGGAGTTGGCAAAACTCGATTTGCACTCGAAAGTCTGAACCTACTGGAAGACACAAAAATTTTAAGTACGCAGTGCTACGGGAGCCTTTCGGAGATCCCATATGTACCCTTCCAGGAGCTTATAAAAAAGTACAGAGAAAAAAATGAAATAGGGTTTAGAGAAATCTACTCTAAATTGGACCCTTACCAAAAACAGGCCTTAAACCCCATCATCCCAGATTTAACTCAGCCACAAGCCGCTGATATAGGGGTTTTCAAATTCTTTGAAACTTTCATGCAATTACTGGAAGAAATAGCCAGCAATAAACAATTAATCGTATACATTGACGACATCCACTGGATTGACAGCAGCTCAGCAAACTTAATCAATTACATCGTAAGAAACATGCCGAACAATATAAAAATTTTGGGAACGGCCAGAACTGAAGAACTTGAAAGATCAAAGGTAAAAGAGATACTCACTAAGCTTTCTGATGAAAAACTCCTTACAGAACTCGAAGTATTACCCCTTGATGAAGCCTCGACCTTCGAACTTGTGGAGTCAATCCTGCAAGCTTCAGTCAATGAAGACCTCAAGAAACTGGTTTATCAAAAAACCGGTGGGAACCCATTATTCGTTGAGGAAACGATAAAACAACTTTTTGACCGAGGCCATATAGTCTACGAAGACGATGAATGGAAATTAAAAGATATAAGCACAAACTTTCTACCTGAAACTGTTGAAGTTCTTATAAAGAATAAACTAAAAAAGTTCTCAGGTGAAAAGGTTCTGGAAGTGGCGGCGATAATAGGGCAGGAGTTTCACATTGACCTTTTAGCAAGTGTCACAAACTTGAACCGTGGTTACATATACGAGGTTATCAACAAACTCTTAAAAGAGAATTTAATAGAGCCTTTAGGTGAAGACTACTTTGCCTTCAAAGAAGGTCTTATAAGAGATGCAATTTTAAGCGAAATCAGCGAAGCTAAGAAAAGGTATATCTCGAAGACGATTTTAGAGGTCCTTGAAAATAAACTTCCCAGTTTCTCTGGAAAGGAAGAGCTGTGTGCCTACCATGCGTGGCGTGCACAGGAAAAAGAAAAAGTTAAATTTTACTCAAAACATGCTGCAGACAAGCTAAAGAAAAATTTTGCTTACGACGAAGCCATAAAGTTCTTGCAATGGTACATAGAGGTTGAAGAAAACGATGCAGAGAGGGAAAAAGCCTTCACAGAATACGTCACCCTTCTCTCCTTCAAGGGCGAATTGAAAAGGGCGATACAACTCCTTAGAAGCTATATCGAGAATAACAAGGTAACGGCACTTTCTTACAGGAAGTTGGCTGAACTTCTAATTGAAAGTGGTGATCCTAAGGGTGCTTTAGAGGCAATTGAGAGAGCCTTAGAACTCGAAGAAAGCGCAGACTCTCTCGTCCTTAAAGCATGGATACTGAAAAGGCAATTCAAAATCCAGGAGTCTTACAACCTCCTCGAGAATCTTTTAAATCGAAAAGATCTTACCATTGACGAAAAAACCCTTGCAGACGCTTACACTGTACAAGCATTAAATCTAATGGATTTAAATCAAGTCGAAAAGGCTTTAGAACTCCTTGATAAAGCAGAAGAACTTAGAAATAAGCTACAAAACATACGAGGGCTTGGAAGTGTCTGTGTAAACCGAGCGCTTGTCTTATCAAGAATCGGAAAATACGAAGAAACCCTTAAAGAATACGACAGAGCAGAATTTTACTACAGGAAGGCTGGATACAAACCTGGCCTTATAACTGTTCTTAATAATAAAGCTTCCATTTACCTTGATCTAAGGAAATTTAATGAAGCCCTCGACAACTTCAAAAAGGCAGCCACGGAATCTAAAAAGATTTTCGACAGGCATCTTCTTGCCCTTGCTTTAAACAACATTTCTGTAACCCTTAGATACATGGAATACCATGAGGAGGCACTAAAAGCTATTCAAGAAGCATACGAAGTTGCGAGCGAACTCGGGATGAAAGACGCCTTAATTTCAATCCGAAGAAATATGGCATACAGTTATGCCGTTGGATTCAAAAACTTAGACAAGGCAATTCCAATTATAAGCGAAGTTTTAGAGGAAATTGGTGGACCCAGCAAAACCTATGCAAGTCTCTTAGTGTACTTGCAGGCAATAGAAATCTTTCTTATTGCAAGAGATTATAATAAGGTTAAAGAACTTTTCGATGCCCTCAATAAAGTTATTGATAACAGTGTTTACGATGAAATAAAAATAGGTGCATACTCCACCGAAATGGCATTCAAATTGTACCTCGGACAAAGGGAAGACTTTAAGGGGGCTTCACAAAAAGCACTTTCGATCCTTGAAAAAGCAGACCCACATCTTAGACCTATCCTATGGATAAGTTTTTTGGAAGGTATAGCTGACACCTTTTCCTACCTCGGAAGAAGCGATGTATCTCTTAAAATTCTGGATTACCTTCTAAAATATTGCAGGAAGCACTCTTTTACTCAGGACATTGACCGCCTCCAGAGAAAAATTGAACGGATTAGAAAACTTTTCCCAGTTGACTCTTCACAAAAATAA